From the genome of Jaculus jaculus isolate mJacJac1 unplaced genomic scaffold, mJacJac1.mat.Y.cur u26, whole genome shotgun sequence, one region includes:
- the LOC123457591 gene encoding LOW QUALITY PROTEIN: vomeronasal type-2 receptor 116-like (The sequence of the model RefSeq protein was modified relative to this genomic sequence to represent the inferred CDS: deleted 1 base in 1 codon; substituted 1 base at 1 genomic stop codon) produces MITVFHFSVPAKKYQYILTMIFVTEEINRNPKLIPNTSIIVFFNPSMCDDSLIIVSYPYSIENKQSVLPNYHCEINECGLLFTGPSWEILXIHYGPFNPVLSDRFQYPYLYQIAPKETRLPFAIVSLMLHFNWTWMGLVISDDDQGIQFLSDFREKMQGNELCLAFVNVIPLNMDLYNTRAEKYHKQIVTSLANVVVIYGELNSTLEVSFRRWANLGIRRIWVTTSQWDVITNTGRDINFDSFYGAFTFSNHHHEIPNFKKIIQSMNTSQYPIDFSVLRSAWMYFNCLDIEFKCRTQSKCALSNSLKWFASQGFDIAMNDESYNLYNAVYAWAYAYHAMHYEQVDVHPITSLCVPDCSKFYHTMKNMEFINPIGDLVTLNEKRKCDADYDIFHISNYPQGLGIKVKIGQFTSYGSFGQQLYLSDEAIEWATWSRQIPSSVCSETCKLGFRKFRHEGNAACCFDCFPCPENEISNKTDMDQCVKCPINQYASLEKNHCLQKTMKFLAYEDALGIALACIALCFSILTAVVLGVFVKHKNTPIVKANNRTNSYILLISLKFCFLCPLLFIGHPTTAKCILQQITFALLFTVAVSTILAKTITVVLAFRATAPGQKLRGLLVSGAPNFIIPICTLIQLVLCGIWMGTSPPFVDTDEHSEHGYIIIMCNKGSDTAFYCVLGYLGSLAIGSFTVAFLARNLPDAFNEAKFLTFSMLVFCSVWVTFLPVYHSSKGIAMVIVEVFSILASSTGLISCIFFPKCYILLIRPSKNTLKRVEKNHIVQPINF; encoded by the exons ATGATTACTGTGTTTCATTTCAGTGTGCCAGCgaaaaaatatcaatatattctGACAATGATTTTTGTCACTGAAGAGATCAACAGAAATCCCAAACTTATACCCAACACGTCTATTATTGTTTTCTTCAATCCTTCCATGTGTGATGATTCATTGATTATTGTCTCTTACCCATATTccatagaaaataaacagagtgTTCTTCCTAATTATCAttgtgaaataaatgaatgtggATTATTATTTACAGGACCATCATGGGAAA TCCTTTAGATTCACTATGGCCCATTTAATCCTGTTCTGAGTGACCGTTTTCAGTATCCTTATCTGTATCAGATTGCACCCAAGGAAACAAGGCTGCCTTTTGCCATAGTCTCCCTAATGCTTCATTTCAACTGGACCTGGATGGGGCTGGTCATCTCTGATGATGACCAAGGTATTCAATTTctctcagacttcagagaaaagATGCAAGGGAATGAACTCTGTTTAGCCTTTGTGAATGTGATCCCATTAAACATGGACTTATACAATACAAGGGCTGAGAAATATCATAAACAAATTGTGACATCATTGGCAAATGTTGTGGTCATTTATGGTGAATTAAATTCCACACTGGAAGTGAGCTTTAGAAGATGGGCAAATTTAGGCATCCGAAGGATCTGGGTCACCACCTCACAGTGGGATGTCATCACAAATACAGGAAGAGACATCAATTTTGACTCATTCTATGGTGCTTTCACATTTTCTAATCACCATCATGAGAttcccaatttt aaaaaaattattcagtcAATGAACACTTCTCAATATCCAATAGACTTTTCGGTTCTGAGATCAGCATGGATGTACTTTAATTGTTTGGACATTGAATTTAAATGTAGAACACAGAGTAAATGTGCACTCAGTAATTCATTAAAATGGTTTGCAAGTCAAGGATTTGACATAGCCATGAATGACGAGAGTTATAATCTATATAATGCTGTGTATGCTTGGGCATATGCTTACCATGCAATGCATTATGAACAGGTAGATGTTCACCCAATAACAAGTCTATGTGTACCTGACTGCTCAAAG TTTTACCACACTATGAAGAATATGGAATTTATTAACCCCATTGGAGACCTAGTGACTcttaatgagaaaagaaaatgtgatgcagACTATGACATTTTCCACATTTCAAATTATCCACAAGGTCTTGGAATCAAGGTGAAAATAGGACAGTTTACATCATATGGTTCCTTCGGTCAACAATTGTATTTGTCTGATGAGGCCATAGAGTGGGCCACATGGAGTAGGCAG ATTCcctcctctgtgtgcagtgagacTTGCAAGCTTGGTTTCAGGAAGTTCCGACATGAGGGAAACGCTGCCTGTTGTTTTGATTGTTTCCCCTGCCCAGAAAATGAGATTTCTAACAAAACGG ATATGGATCAATGTGTGAAGTGCCCCATCAACCAATATGCTAGCCTAGAGAAAAatcactgtctccaaaaaactaTGAAGTTTCTGGCTTATGAAGATGCCTTGGGGATAGCTTTGGCTTGTATAGCGCTTTGCTTCTCTATACTCACTGCTGTTGTACTTGGGGTTTTTGTGAAGCACAAAAACACACCAattgtgaaggccaataatcgaacaaacagctacatcctgctcatttccctcaagttctgttttctctgcccattactcttcattggacaCCCCACCACAGCCAAGTGTATCCTGCAGCAGATCACATTTGCACTTCTGTTCACTGTGGCTGTGTCAACTATTTTGGCCAAAACAATCactgtggttctggccttcagGGCCACTGCTCCAGGACAAAAGTTGAGGGGACTGCTGGTATCAGGAGCACCTAACTTCATCATTCCCATCTGTACCTTGATCCAACTTGTTCTCTGTGGCATCTGGATGGGAACATCCCCTCCCTTTGTTGACACTGATGAACACTCGGAACATGGGTACATCATCATTATGTGTAACAAAGGCTCAGACACTGCCTTCTACTGTGTTCTGGGATACCTGGGATCTCTGGCTATAGGGAGCTTTACTGTGGCTTTCCTGGCCAGAAACCTGCCTGATGCATTCAATGAAGCCAAATtcctgaccttcagcatgctggtgttctgcagtgtgtgggtcacTTTCCTCCCTGTCTATCACAGCTCCAAGGGGATAGCCATGGTGATAGTGGAAGTCTTCTCTATCTTGGCCTCCAGTACAGGATTGATAAGTTGTATATTTTTCCCCAAGTGTTACATCCTTTTGATAAGACCCAGTAAAAATACTCTAAAGAGGGTGGAGAAAAATCATATTGTACaaccaattaatttttaa